ttttccagtaaaacactgcaaaattatATGCTTTAGCTGATGATTAGGAGAAAGTTAAATGCCTCTACAGTAAAAATGGTAAGGTCTGACCTTGAGAGCAAGACCTAGATCTATACTGGCTGATAACagtagcaacaggacaaggggaaatggctttaaactggaaaatggctttaaactggaagagggtagatttagaagatttagatttagagatatcaggaagaaattctttactgtgagggtggtgagacactggaacaggttgcccagtgaggttgtggatgctccctccctggaagcattccaggccaggctggatgggactttgagcaacctggaatagagggaggtgtccctgcccatagcaggtgggttggaactaggtgatcttaaaggtcccttccaacccaaaccattctatgattctatgaatatagGTTCACCCTGAAGGTTTTTCCTAGTAAGATCCTAAGAAGAGCATCACACGCCATGCAGGCTAAGTTCTTACATCAACTTTgccattctgtttcttctcctccATTGAATAAAATAGTCAAAATAGataaaagctgttaaaatacaTCTAGCACATATATCTATTTGTAGTAAATCAAACTAAAATGCTCACTTTTTTCACCTTTGTCACTAAGTATTTAAATGgacaaatcaaaatgaaagcacttGATTATTGTCTGACATGTTCATGTATTCAAGTGCATTaagcaaatttttattttacaagaacTACTTTGTAAAAACTCACCTTGTCATTCAGGGAAAGGCTTTCGTCATTTTCTTCTAAGAAGACTAGATCACCCTCAACAACTTTGGAACCATAAGTCTTCAGCCTGTACGATGTCGCTTCATTCCATATTTGACTGCAATAAGCATGGATGTAGAATATGCGCATCGAATGAGGAATACTGAGCCATCCTTTAGTACAACCTTCTTGATTTACACCATAGCGATGTAAAGCACGTAACAACATCTTCTCTCTCACTTTAAATTCTGGCAGCATCGTGAGTGCTCCCTTTGCATCTTCtgatataaacaaaaataaccacGTAAGTTATCATcgatttttcaaatacttccagacaggaaaaaaaccacaagcgCCATATAGCAATGTGCAGCACAGAAGGACCATCTTATCTTATCCATCCAATGAAAAGTATCTGTGTCTCTTGAAGCCATACATTGTAGCCATTCTATCAACCTACAATGACAGGCAAGCTAACACATGGAAGATCTCAAAAGATCAAACATCTGAAGTCAAGAGCACTCAAGATTTCTAGTTTTGGAGGGAAAATTAAGTTGAATGACAGCAGCAATAAATATGACAAAGAGCAGTTTACTTAGCAGATTGTGTCTTTGGTAAATTTTGTTGAATTCAGATCAAAAAACAAATGTGGATCACAGGAAAGCATAGAAGAAGATAAGTAATTAAAAAGACATAAAAGCCAGGCCTAAAGATGCAAAAAACAAGATATAAGATTaacacagaaaattcagaaaatcagaTGCCCAACCATGGTAAGTGTTGAGTGCGAGTTAGGTGCCTCTTTCTCCATACTTCCTTTTAAATTGGAGaggaaaaattatatttcaaaagtaaaCAGCCTGAAGTAGGCCAAAATTGcttcaaaaaaaacaactgtagtCTTTTCCAGCAATATGCTGCATTGGTTTCTGCACTGTCTTGCACTGGAAATATAGTAGTATTCCACTATTTTGCACATATAAGGCCTGATTTTcaacttattttcaaaaattagaTATGAAAGTCTCATGAGCTCCTTGGAATAAGCTCTAAGTGGTACAAAGagacagcaaaacaagaagTATCACTCTGCTCAGCAACACTTTATTCCCTCACAGTACCTACACTGAATAGATTTATAGACAATTTAAGTGGACTTACCAGTTTGAAGAAAGTATCTTTTGGCATTATTTACAGGGTCATCAGTATCTTCAGGCGTGAAGAATAACTTCACAGCTTTCacctttaaaaaacataatttacatttattgcatttaaaaataaccatttcTGAATGAAACAGACAATAATGCATGCAAATCTGTGCCATCATTCTATACTGAGCTGGAAagttccttcctctttccctccagCATGTTTCCTGTAACACAGACATACCATTTCTCACAGTCTCACACAGAGAGGCAACAACTATTTACTTTTATACTCATCTGACACCGTAACTGAGAAAGCCCTAAACTAACCCCTGCTACTTGCAGTCCCAGTGGAGACACAATTTGCTGCCACATACATCAATCTGTGACTCTCTCTGTCCATCtgtttaattaatgtttttgttcttgttttcctctctacTGGACTGTGCAAGCATATACTggtacatttttaatacaaatagtTTCTACGTGTTTTAAATTGCAAAGTAACTgagtttagattagatatttaTAGCATTACTCTGCGAGGATTGATACATGGCATCAACTGCTAATATTAACATGCAAAATGCCAGATTCTTCCTGTATTTGGAGGATAAGTTTTCCTGACTTCTCAGAATCAAAACAAGATTAGAGGAAGAGGATACTCAAGTATTCATTCGACTTTTAAGagtctgattttgttttaaacctgTGCCAAACACTATGCTACATGCATTGGAAAGTATATGACTCTTATCTTACAAATTATTACTTAAGAAGTAAGGTCTCCATAGCTTACATGGGAACACTTACTCAGAACTAAGATTTTGGGAAAGTAGCCAAGGAATAATGGAAAGCAGACACCTCTCCTATACAGCAAATAAATTACTGTGGTAGTGAAAAAGCAAATCCTTTTGTATGGTCCTGTGTAGTATCTTGCCACCTTTCTAAGAGTATAGATCTCCAGTAGGATAAAGAAAACTCTTTAGGTTAGGAGGCAATAAGGATCCCAAACAAGTATTGTATAAATATAGCTTCATTTTAGTGTTCAACCTTTGTAAGAATGCAACAACTTCCTTGAGAAGAGGAGTGATGACAATCATGTTATATAGAAAGAAGAATTCCTGAGCTGCTTACAGCTACACCTACtgattaaaacagatttttctaattCAGAATGAAAGTCTTCATGCTTGTGTTGTCAAAACTGATTTGGCAATTACTTCCAGCACACATATGGGTTTATCTCACAAATGAAATTGCTCACTGGGAAAGTCACTGAGCACCAGACATGGCAAGTATAACATGAAATGAACTTGACAGTAAGTACTTAAATCACACAatgaaaataccattttttcattcagtagAGCCAATCCTATTTGATCTGTCTGAACATTTTGTCCTTGTCCAAACCGCTGAGGTCCATAATAATTCACAAAACCTTTTGCCTAGAATTAGAAagaattaatatattaaaaacatcaaaataataGCTAGTTAGTGAGATCAAGCATGCAACACACATACTTCTATATTTATACTCAAAGTACAtacactgctttttaaattagaaataatagaTAACAAAATTGTAACTCCCGATTCATTACAATATTTTGGCAATTAACTTAGCAACATCTAAAAAGACAAGCAAGTTTTGTTCTTCtcatccttcaaaaaaaaataggtaaatgaaacaaaacagtttctaTGTAATTATTATAAAAACTACTACAGTTCAAGTCAAGGTAATTGAGCTCTTTCTATGTGCCAAACTATAAAATCTCtactgaaacaaacaaagcatAGCACATGTAGTGAACAGTAACAGCTGTtggacattttttccttaaaatactcatctttttttctcatgagaTTGTTTGCACAATTATTAAAATAGTAAAGAGCAAGAATTAGCATTTCTGCTAACCGGGATTTTAAATCCCTTGATGAGTGCTAGGTCACATGAGGGCAGTAAAATCACAGCCACGTGACCGCTACCCTTTtctaaaaaagaataatgaataaatatttgtggGGTAGAAAATCAATTCAAATTATATAACCTTGTTTTGGATTCCCCTAGGACCAACATGCAATTTTGTTGCCGTGGAGGATGAAAAATCCTTATTTTGGATCAATACATACGTCATTTCTGTCATTCATCATCTGACCAATAGGTTAAATCTAAGAAAGCAAGACACAACCGAAGGCATTTGTGTTCATTTTcccaaacagcaaaacaaacaaagtgAGATgtagaagacagaaaagcattaaagaacCAGTTGGTTATGTGTTCCATTTTTCAGTAGTAATTAATTTCCAACATTTCCTACAGTACATatcatttattctgtttttgcaTACTAGATAATTTACGATAAAGTCTTTATTTCAGGATTAATCTTCTTAAAGTAATTGGTATAGTAGTTATTACTTAGAAAGAAAGGGTAAGAAAATTACTGCCAAAAAAACTTTTCCTCTTCCATGACTTTCTTCTATATTTCTCAGTAATCTAAGAATGCCTGATGATGACATTTTCTTCAGGGTCTACAATCAAAATCCACTGAATTTCAGAGAATCTTCTTTGTCTGCTAAAGACATTTCACAGGTATTTATGTCACGGaagtatactttttttttttcacctaagCCAaccatgtattttcttcatatgaCCAAAAAAGGCAAGCAGTTgacatgtatattttttcactgtgaaaCCCAGCACTTTGGTTGGCCTTAGATCCATGCCATGATAGCCCATAGATCAATACTAATTTACTACCAAACATCCCATCTTTCGGCACCATGTTGGGGTCTGAAGTTTGTAGCACAGAATGACTGCACTTTCAGTCCCCCTTCAGAAGGCAGCTTTGTTCCCAGTTCCTTGAGTAATGCAAGAAAGCcataaaatagcaaaaaagtGTCAAAAAGAGGGAAATAGTGCTATTATTCTGCCATGATAACCCTGCTCTTTATTGGCAGCCATGTGGCTTTTTACCTCAATATTTTCCATTGCTTCagatattctttctttcaaatttacAGGAGAGTCATGACTGTGGTGTTTGAGGTCTCTCACAACTATATCAAAGTGATTGCCTTTCAGCTGACCAAGTCTAAGATGCTGGTTTGCTGAATGTATGTTGTGTATTCTCAtgccctttttttccattttgctttcaatttctttcaacCTGCATAAATAATTGGGAGAAATTATGAGCCACTTGCAATTAAAGCTATACAACTTGTAATAAAGTCTTCTTTACCTTTAcactagaattaaaaaaacatcataGAAttcaaaagagatttaaaacagaaaaaataaaatcaaatgtaGAGATACTAGTCTAAAAATTTAGCTGTAGTCCATAAATACTTTCAGACTGTTTGCTTCAGTCACGCTTATGTTTTGTATCTTGACAGGTATGGGAATTAAGCAATTCACTGAGCATTCTCAGGGCAGCTAAactgaattttatattttttattgaaaaaaaaggagttattTAATCTTCAGTCCtagaaatctgcttttcatgaaaagagaaaaggatatgaaagaagaagaagagagaataggagaggagaaaaagagagaaaaaggaatgtCTGCCACTCTAGCAGCCTCCAAAACACAATTCGCTCTTTCTTGGTAAGAAAGTCTTaacaaaacaaactcagaaCATCGATTCTGAGTATGCTTGCATATGCTTGCAATGGGAAATGCAGCTGACAGTTAAAGTATTTGCCCTTTAAGGCATCCATTCAATCTCTTTGTTCTTATGTGTAAGAAAGTAAGTAAACTCAAGGGAAACTTTCAGCTTACATTCTAAACAACATTGTAACACtttagtaaattatttttcctggtAAACCAGCAGCCTGGAAGCAACCATTTTGCTTAATCATTTATacattaaagcaaaattttgcTAATTCTCTTGAACAAATGGCCTAGTTTGCAATGGAGTTTTACTACTGATATTTTAGTACTGAAccttaaaaacataaattctactttcttttatttgaaaagcattcTACGTTGCTAAGACTAAAAAACAGTAGGAAGTTaaaactgaggaagaaataaGTTGTGGTTTTTAcaccagcaattttttttactgcagctgcagaactttaatacttatttatttactgtgttGGCAAAAATGAGTACGTCTTGTATTATGAGCAAGCTattcagaatgtattttctaTCCTCATGTGTGTGCTGGCATCTTCTTTACTTAGTCTCAGGTTTCCATGCACCACAGTATAATACAAGTTGATATTGAGCACTCAAAAAGAGTATCTGTCCAAAGTATAACTGCAGTGATTTActtcagaggttttttttcttgtttgttttttatctcTGTAAGGCTTTTAAGTTATTGTCTGTGGACCACAAGCTAAAACTGTTGGGTCACATGGTATAagtttcctctttcctccagcCAGTAGATAGAACTTAAATTATGAAGTGGATCACATAATCATGAATTGGATACCGTCCCAGATAATACTGTATATTCACAGTATGTcaagaaaatttttctttaaattcccAACTGGGGGGCTTCAATGCTACATTGTATATACCCTAAAGCCACAAAATATTAAAGCCATTGCCACTGTGGTCTAAaacaggaggagggaaagaCAAAGCAGTCCGAACCTTGCAGCTGCTTGCACCGTGTTGATACTTAATAGCAAATTAGAATAGGCCTACTCCCAGAATGTCAGTACCTCTCAGGAGTAACCTTCTTCACAACCATGGGTTGGTAGGTAATAGCCTTCTTATCTTTGATGCCGGTGTAACTGAAGTCTGAGGGAAGAACTCCAAGTTCAGCAGCCAAGAAGCTGATTGCTTCCAGTGTttctagattttctttctgaagggtGAAAGCTGAAACAATCATCCCAGAATTATTAGAAATTTGCACTTCTAAATCATACAGGTGTTCTGGTATGGCAGATTCCAGGTTCTTCCTTTCAAACCGTAACAGCATGTCAACTGCAGAGAAACAGTGTTCCCGTTTCCTCTCCCACCCTACAAAACTAAAGGGAACGGGACATTTTCAGTACTGAATGGGAAGAATAAAGACACAATAAACAAAAGTGAGATCAATCAAAACTCCTCTTGGCTTTCAGAGTAGTACCTGATCAAATGCAACACAACTCCAGTAACCTGACTTATTGCTAAAAACATTCTGTGGATTAGAAACCAATACCTTTCAGAAATGAGATCATAAATCAAATCTGAACTCGCTAAGCTGTCCAACACCTGAACACATCCTCTTAAATCCACCAGTTCCTTGCAGGGTGAACTAAGAGATGGATAAGCAGTGTCAGGGGTACGGCCAAAAGAACTTCACCTATTAACACTGAACAGTTTATATAAATCACAGCACCAACCTGATTCATCCATGTCATGCATATTTTCCAGTATGACTACACTGCACTAACAAtgatttatttcagcagaaacaacaGGTTTGTCAGGCCTATATATCATTCCAAAATGATTCTGGTGGTCCGTATTACTGCAGAAAACCACAATACCCCACACTTTCactaaaaatgtaatgtttacCTGTATAAAGATCTTGTTTTATCTGGAAACCATCAGCGGACCTCTTTCTGGAGCAACTTTTCCCTCGGAATCTTACCATTATTGACATATTTGGCTTATGACTGACATCTGGCACAGTAAAAGACTTTGTTTCTAAAATTTTACCAAATTTTTTATTGATGAAGTGGTGAACTACTTTTCTGTGCTCCTTATTTCCATCAGGCTCAAAAGAAAAGGTGGAATTTTCTAGCTTGGCGTCTAAAAATCTAAAGAAATCgcttgtttccttttcagtcACTAGCTGACAGAGTTCTCTGTAGTCAGCGTTTCCTTTCACAACCATTTCGTTGTCCTTTGTCACAGTGACCAAAAAGGGGAATTTCTGTCTGATGGCGCCGTGCAAATCAGCCCGATCTCTCTTGTCCAGCACGGCTCCCAGCGAGAACTCCCCGCGGCAGGCATCACAACCCCTTTCCGAGTCCCACGCCTCCTTCAGATCACAAGCAAATTGACTAAGCCTCTCACTCGTGGGCTTGCCCAACAGGGAATCCAACAGAGCGGCTGCCTCCGGGCCGGACTTCAGCCCACCTGCGCACCGGCTCTGCTCAGGGGATGTCACAGGGTCACGGCGGGCGGGCCCTGCCATGCCCTCAGCCCCGGCGCTGGCTGCGGCACAGGCAGCGGCCGGTCCCCCTGCCGGCCGGCCGGGCTGCGGCGGGCTGGCATCGCGGGGCGCCGCGGGGCGCTGCGGCAGCTCCAGTTCCCTCACCACGAAGTCACCGGGCGCCTTCTTGATGATCCCACGGAAGCCGGTGTGATCGGTCACGTAACTGAGGGAGCGCAGCATGGCTCCCCTGCCCGGCGCTGcgagaggagaaaaaataaataataataaagaaaattaaaaaaaaaaaagagagagagggagagagagaaaatagaaaatggagGGAAACCATTCCTCCACCGcccactgcaggcagagccGCCCCCAGCTCCCGGAgcggccgccagggggcgccgCAAGCACCAACCCCCACCCCCGGCCACCGCTACCTCGCCCAGGAGAGGGGGAACGGCCGCGAGGAGCTGCCTTCCCTACCCCGCTTGCCAGCaggccgcgccgcgccgcgggAGGGCGGGACATCCTCTCGGCAGGAAGCGGGAGCGGGTGTTGCCTCCGTAGTGCGTCGGCGGAGGTTGCATCACGGCCTCGGAaaggggaggtgctgcagcgGGCCGTCCCGGAAGAGCGGCGGGAGGATCGAGTACCGACCAGTGCTACCTGCGGCTCTGCCCCGTCCTCCGGCACCGCGTTGGTGGTTCCGGGCTCCGCGATGAGCCAGCCGGTTACCGCCGGCACCTACGTCCGCTGTCTGCGCTACGGGCTGCTGAGGCAGCTGGCCGACTTCCTCGATCCGCAGGAGGGCTGGAAGCGTCTGGCCGCGGCCATCACCGACCCGGCCGGCGGGAGCAGATACAGCCAGACGCACATCAGGTCTCGCGTGGCTGTCCCGTGACGCATTCGCGTTCATTGCCGCTTGATTGGCatccctctgccttccctgtgTGCCCAAAGTGCTCAGAACCTATCTCACATACCGCTTCTTTAGGGAGCCCTGTTCCTCCTAGTTCCTCTCTAGTTTCATTTCAAGACAAGTGAGACTTGTCTTGacgggctgagagagctggtgctgttcagcctggagaggagagggctgcggggagacctgagagccGCCCGTCAGTGTCTGCAGGGGGCTGTGAGAAAGGAGGGGACACGCTCTTTAGCAGAGgctgtggtgataggacaaggggaaatggtttcaaaccaaaagaggggagatttaggctggatataaggaagaggTTTTTTACAGTAACGGGTtgcagacactggaacaggttgcccagaggtgtggGGGATGAATCCATGGAAGCATTCAGTGTCAGGCTGAATATCGCTCTGAGCAATCTGGtgtagctgtggatgtccctgctcagtgcagggcgATTGCATTAGATGGCCTgtaagagtcccttccaactcaaacgattctatgatagcCACAGAGAACTGACTGAGGAAATCAGGGTAAATAAGCACCACAGACATATGCAAGATGCGTTATAGTCTCTGGACAAATGTAGAATGTGTACTTTTACCCaagtttgtatttctttgctgtcattttttttattgggGTGGGGGGGTTGGTATTGTACTCACGTTTTCATAAGCTCTGTAGTTAACAGTACTTCTGTGCTGCTAAGGTACAGTTCATTATACTGTGactttttgtgtctttttatttaccattaatttctttcccttctttgtgGTTCTCCATGttacgttttttttttcaaagttagctttaattttcctttttaaggagATTTGAGGCATTTGTGCAAATGGGAAAGAGTCCCACGTGTGAATTGCTTTATGATTGGGGAACAACAAATTGTACAGTTGGTGACCTCGTGGATCTGCTGATTAGGAACCAGTTCCTGGCACCAGCAAGTCTTTTGCTTCCAGGTATTTGTTACCCATGTATATTCTTTGCTGTGTTCCCTTGTCTGTGTGATGCTAACGACCTTCACAGTAATTGGACAATCAGTAAGGATTACATGAAAATAACCAAATTTGGatatattttccattgtttATAATAAGAGCTTAATGGAAGTGGGCTAGTATTTTCCAAGTTTAAATAAAAGCCCTGCAGTTTACACATAGTGCAAGTATACAACCTTAGTAAATACTGGCataatgttatttcttttttctgattcttaATATGGTTAACACTTTTTCcaaattccattttcagaacCTGTCGGGATGGCACAAGAAGTTACATTAcctctttcttcacaggaaacTTTGCCTATACATGAGAAACAACAGCCTgtacaggaaaaagaagtgacATCTGTAAAACCTGTTTTATCTCAGAATACAGAGAAGCAATCTTCAGCCCCTCCATGTTTAAGTCAAGAAAACAGCAGCGGACAGTCTAGTAACACAGGTAGGCACTTAGTTTGGTAAAATGAGGTAGCGTTTTTTGCTGATCTGTCCTTCACCTATGTGAAATAAGTCCTAGGAATGCACTGGAGTAACGACTGTATTTGTGTCTTCATGCATCAGTGGGAGagagcattttgctttttgctcttGTTCTGTATGGCTGTGAATGCAGCCTGTGCAAGTAAGACGTCAGAAAATGAGATGTAGTGTAGCCACACTGATGCCTTGGTGTGAGGTTCAGCAAGGGCAAGTatagagtcctacacctggggatgaataaccacatgcatcagtacaggttaggggctgacctactgggaaggagctctgcagagaaaaacctGCGTGTTgtggtggacagcaggttggccatgagccagcagtctgcccttgtggccaagaaagccaatggtacGGGCACATTACaaagaatgtggccagcagtttgagggaggtgatcctccctctctactctgcccttttGAGGCCGCATCTGGAGTAgtgtgtccagttttgggctccctagtacaagaaagacagggaacttctagaggGAGTCTAgtggagggccatgaagatgatgagggACCTGAAGTATCTTCCTTATGAGGAAGAGCTGAGAGacctgttcagcctggagaagactgagagggaatcttatcaattcttataaatatctaatgggcaGCTATTGAGTGGATGGGACCAGACTTTTTAGTGGTGTCCGGTGACAGAGACAgtgagcacaaactggaacacaggaagttccatctgaacatggGGAAAAACTGGGGAGAGGTTGGAGAGTCTTCTCAGGGGATGTTCagaacccacctggatgctttcctgcacaacctactgtagggaaactgctttagtaggaggttggactagatgatctcgagaggtcccttccaacccctacaagactgcaattctgtgaaattgtaatctgttttgttctgtatgtAATTCTATTGCCTTCTTTCAGTACTGATTCTGTAGGCTGCTTAGCACCTTGTGCTTTGAAGTTGGATCTTAGTTATCAGAAGTGACTAAGAAGTTTGGAAAAAGTGTGACTAAAGAAAGTATTCTAGTACATGGTTGATCCACTCCTTTCTGAATTTCAACTTTTGTTGCCAGAAACATGGGATGTATATTTACATCTGACACACTGTGGGGCTCTCTTGATTGGCTGcacatttaattaattttacCTGTATTATGagtgttaattaaaaaaaaatacggTCAGAAGGCTGCTACACACTACCTGAGACCAAAGTTATGCATAGCTGATTACAtgtatgtatttgcatttttttttttatggtatcTTCTTCATCTCTGAAAATAGGGCTCATATGTCAAGATTTGTGTTGTAGCAAGGAGAGGATCTGCTTAATATGCTTGTTATTTAAGTGAAAATGTAGTTCTGTGCTAAATGTCTATTGTGTCTTTTAGATTTCCACAATTTTTGGTTTCATGATTTGGAAAGTGT
The Numida meleagris isolate 19003 breed g44 Domestic line chromosome 1, NumMel1.0, whole genome shotgun sequence genome window above contains:
- the PUS7L gene encoding pseudouridylate synthase 7 homolog-like protein isoform X3; translated protein: MLLRFERKNLESAIPEHLYDLEVQISNNSGMIVSAFTLQKENLETLEAISFLAAELGVLPSDFSYTGIKDKKAITYQPMVVKKVTPERLKEIESKMEKKGMRIHNIHSANQHLRLGQLKGNHFDIVVRDLKHHSHDSPVNLKERISEAMENIEAKGFVNYYGPQRFGQGQNVQTDQIGLALLNEKMVKAVKLFFTPEDTDDPVNNAKRYFLQTEDAKGALTMLPEFKVREKMLLRALHRYGVNQEGCTKGWLSIPHSMRIFYIHAYCSQIWNEATSYRLKTYGSKVVEGDLVFLEENDESLSLNDKVHVVTAVDESANKYSIHQVVLPMVGHSIKYPSNKVGQWYHERLSKDELQMCKFRVPPLQLNIPGCYRHILKNVQNLSYFLEGSEEGGEIEDKHLNESKVSLHISFDLDPSCYATVCLREIMKCDF
- the PUS7L gene encoding pseudouridylate synthase 7 homolog-like protein isoform X1 is translated as MSRPPAARRGLLASGVGKAAPRGRSPSPGRAPGRGAMLRSLSYVTDHTGFRGIIKKAPGDFVVRELELPQRPAAPRDASPPQPGRPAGGPAAACAAASAGAEGMAGPARRDPVTSPEQSRCAGGLKSGPEAAALLDSLLGKPTSERLSQFACDLKEAWDSERGCDACRGEFSLGAVLDKRDRADLHGAIRQKFPFLVTVTKDNEMVVKGNADYRELCQLVTEKETSDFFRFLDAKLENSTFSFEPDGNKEHRKVVHHFINKKFGKILETKSFTVPDVSHKPNMSIMVRFRGKSCSRKRSADGFQIKQDLYTAFTLQKENLETLEAISFLAAELGVLPSDFSYTGIKDKKAITYQPMVVKKVTPERLKEIESKMEKKGMRIHNIHSANQHLRLGQLKGNHFDIVVRDLKHHSHDSPVNLKERISEAMENIEAKGFVNYYGPQRFGQGQNVQTDQIGLALLNEKMVKAVKLFFTPEDTDDPVNNAKRYFLQTEDAKGALTMLPEFKVREKMLLRALHRYGVNQEGCTKGWLSIPHSMRIFYIHAYCSQIWNEATSYRLKTYGSKVVEGDLVFLEENDESLSLNDKVHVVTAVDESANKYSIHQVVLPMVGHSIKYPSNKVGQWYHERLSKDELQMCKFRVPPLQLNIPGCYRHILKNVQNLSYFLEGSEEGGEIEDKHLNESKVSLHISFDLDPSCYATVCLREIMKCDF
- the PUS7L gene encoding pseudouridylate synthase 7 homolog-like protein isoform X2 — encoded protein: MLRSLSYVTDHTGFRGIIKKAPGDFVVRELELPQRPAAPRDASPPQPGRPAGGPAAACAAASAGAEGMAGPARRDPVTSPEQSRCAGGLKSGPEAAALLDSLLGKPTSERLSQFACDLKEAWDSERGCDACRGEFSLGAVLDKRDRADLHGAIRQKFPFLVTVTKDNEMVVKGNADYRELCQLVTEKETSDFFRFLDAKLENSTFSFEPDGNKEHRKVVHHFINKKFGKILETKSFTVPDVSHKPNMSIMVRFRGKSCSRKRSADGFQIKQDLYTAFTLQKENLETLEAISFLAAELGVLPSDFSYTGIKDKKAITYQPMVVKKVTPERLKEIESKMEKKGMRIHNIHSANQHLRLGQLKGNHFDIVVRDLKHHSHDSPVNLKERISEAMENIEAKGFVNYYGPQRFGQGQNVQTDQIGLALLNEKMVKAVKLFFTPEDTDDPVNNAKRYFLQTEDAKGALTMLPEFKVREKMLLRALHRYGVNQEGCTKGWLSIPHSMRIFYIHAYCSQIWNEATSYRLKTYGSKVVEGDLVFLEENDESLSLNDKVHVVTAVDESANKYSIHQVVLPMVGHSIKYPSNKVGQWYHERLSKDELQMCKFRVPPLQLNIPGCYRHILKNVQNLSYFLEGSEEGGEIEDKHLNESKVSLHISFDLDPSCYATVCLREIMKCDF